The DNA segment CTCTTCTAGTTCAGCTGCTGCTTTCTCTAAGCTTGTTGTCTTCATAAAATTGTTACAAACTTTGGAGCATCCTTCCTTGGGCCATCAAGGGACCGATACATGTACAACGTCTCCACATAATCTGCATTGTCGtcttcgtcatcatcatcatcatcatcatctgacCCAAACGCCTCCACCACCACACTAGGCAGAGTATGAGCAATGTCCCTGCAGGCTCCCCGGGACAACCTACACGACGACATCCAAACAAACCTCATGTCGTTATACCTATGCATCCCAGAGCGCAGTCCAACATCCCCAAAGGGACTGTCCCTGATCTCAAGCTTCTCTAGTTTAGGACATCCCTCGAGTATATATCTCAGACCCATGTCACTGTCCCCTGCAAAAGCTACAGATAGAGTACGGATCAGTTTTCCATACTCTCCTATAAGGCTAAAGGCTTGGTCCGTTAGTAATCCAGATACTGCAAGCCGGGTTAGCTTCTTGCAGTTTTTAACAATGGCGCCAAACCCATCGTCCATTGGCTTCCCTGTCACGTGGTCAGGCCTATGGCGACCCATTATGCAAAGCCTAAAGACCGTAAGCTGGGGACAGTTCTCAGACATGGCTGTCACAGCTACATTAGTCATCCGCTGGCAGAAGTAGAGAATAGACTCAAGTTTCTTACAACCTTCTGAAATTGCTTGGAGGCCTAATCCCGAGACAGGACCTTCACTGTCTTCACTAGGATCAAAAGGGAAAATCCTAAGCTCACGAAGCTCCTTGCATGTTTCAGCTACTGCTTGTAGTCCTTCATCGCATATAGAGTCAAGAGCCTGCATTATAAAAGGTTATAAGATACACATGTAACTCAAATTCAACAGTTCTTTAGATATCAGACTAAATAATACAATGAGCTTACCTACAACACATTTAACAGAAACCAATGCAATTAGGCTGGGGGTTAGGATAATTCGGTTTTTGGTGAGTTTGGTTCAACATAACTCTTGACGAATTAACCCGAAATAAACTTGGGTTCGGTTTTCGATTAGTTCGGTTTTTGAAAATCCTACTGAAATTTtgatttcatttatattttggtttaattttgttaaaattaagGATTAGTTTGGTTAATTTCAGTTAAATTTAGTTAGTTTGGTTATTTCGGTTAAAATATGGTTAGTTCGGTTAGGGGTTTTTGGTATagtttggttatatatatatttttttggtttttttgtaaacaaaaccGAAGTAACCAATtgccgaaccaaaccgaaaattgaactttttaaaacaaacctaccgaatcaaaccaaactaaccaaaaatTTGCGTTCACCggatttggttcggttcaaaATCCCAGCCCTAAATGCAGTAGTAATAGATACAAGAAGGTTACATACCCAAAAGACTCTGATATTGTGACAGTTGCGTATGATGGGCTTGAACACATCAGGAGAAATATTAGCATAACTGAAGTTAAGAGAGGTGAGATTAGCACAAACTGGAGATATAGCCGGGAGATACTCCGCCGTCAACTCCCTGAACCCTGATAGACAAACCAATGATCTACAAGCACGAAATG comes from the Brassica rapa cultivar Chiifu-401-42 chromosome A01, CAAS_Brap_v3.01, whole genome shotgun sequence genome and includes:
- the LOC103862050 gene encoding F-box protein FBX14, encoding MAEEEDLSEMTNDVERHLKLDPPKPSSSPPCPSHVLENVLENVLKFLTTRRDRNAVSLVSRSWHHVEAQTRFEVFIGNCYSLSPARLTRRFTRVRSLFLKGKPRFADFNLMPPDWGAQFAPWVAATARAYPWLEKVSLKRMFVSDDDLALLAVSFPGFKELVLLCCEGFGTSGVAVVANKCRQLKVLDLIESEVTDDEVDWISCFPEGETHLESLSFDCVESPINFKALEGLVVRSPCLKKLRTNRFVSLEELHTLMVRAPQLTSLGTGAFSSTHDGAQGEQEPDYASAFRACRSLVCLSGFRELTAEYLPAISPVCANLTSLNFSYANISPDVFKPIIRNCHNIRVFWALDSICDEGLQAVAETCKELRELRIFPFDPSEDSEGPVSGLGLQAISEGCKKLESILYFCQRMTNVAVTAMSENCPQLTVFRLCIMGRHRPDHVTGKPMDDGFGAIVKNCKKLTRLAVSGLLTDQAFSLIGEYGKLIRTLSVAFAGDSDMGLRYILEGCPKLEKLEIRDSPFGDVGLRSGMHRYNDMRFVWMSSCRLSRGACRDIAHTLPSVVVEAFGSDDDDDDDDEDDNADYVETLYMYRSLDGPRKDAPKFVTIL